One Thermodesulfobacteriota bacterium DNA window includes the following coding sequences:
- the pal gene encoding peptidoglycan-associated lipoprotein Pal, producing the protein MRKNLWIGLVMLFLIPGLLFTVSCAQQEVKDTTEETATEPEKAPEETATQASKGIQQPTEDMTAEERAALAARNMFLSEDIYFEFDKATLDSMAQDILSRKSDWMRDNPDVVVSIEGHCDERGTNEYNLALGEKRAESAKSFLVDLGIDAYRISTVSYGEERPADEGHNEEAWAKNRRAHFIIP; encoded by the coding sequence ATGCGAAAAAATTTGTGGATAGGTTTAGTGATGCTTTTTTTAATTCCCGGGTTGCTGTTTACCGTATCCTGTGCCCAACAAGAAGTTAAGGATACGACTGAAGAAACAGCTACGGAACCTGAAAAAGCACCTGAAGAAACAGCAACACAGGCAAGTAAAGGAATTCAGCAGCCCACTGAAGACATGACTGCGGAAGAACGAGCCGCTCTGGCAGCACGGAACATGTTCTTGAGCGAAGATATCTACTTCGAGTTTGATAAAGCCACCCTTGATTCAATGGCACAAGATATCTTATCAAGAAAGTCGGACTGGATGCGGGATAACCCTGATGTGGTCGTGAGCATTGAAGGCCATTGTGATGAGCGCGGCACCAATGAATACAATCTTGCCCTGGGCGAAAAACGTGCTGAAAGCGCAAAGTCTTTTCTCGTTGACCTTGGCATTGATGCTTACAGAATTTCAACTGTAAGCTATGGTGAAGAACGTCCTGCAGATGAAGGTCACAACGAAGAGGCCTGGGCCAAAAACAGGCGAGCTCATTTTATTATTCCATAA
- the tolQ gene encoding protein TolQ has translation MIQHEIDIFHMMVNAGLMVQAVLLLLLFFSISSWAIILIKYRYIMKAFRESARFTDFFWKSRDLSNAFIKAKQLGGSPVARVFRVGYLELKKLSKSGVPLSSSQSAEDKTSSLSSMFTGTDNVKRALRRAINTEMTKMTQMVPFLATTGNTAPFIGLFGTVWGIMNSFHGIGLKGSASLAVVAPGISEALVATAVGLAVAIPAVIAFNYFTQKIRIIESELQSFAADFLNIVERDILRIERRRK, from the coding sequence ATGATTCAACATGAAATCGATATATTCCATATGATGGTTAATGCCGGCCTGATGGTTCAGGCTGTTTTGCTGCTTCTGTTATTTTTTTCCATATCATCATGGGCAATCATCCTAATTAAATACAGGTATATCATGAAAGCCTTTCGCGAATCAGCCAGGTTTACCGATTTTTTCTGGAAAAGCCGGGATCTGTCCAATGCGTTTATAAAAGCAAAACAGCTGGGAGGCAGCCCTGTTGCAAGAGTTTTCCGGGTGGGCTATCTTGAACTTAAGAAATTGAGTAAATCCGGTGTTCCCTTATCATCATCTCAGTCCGCTGAGGATAAAACCTCGTCACTTTCTTCCATGTTTACCGGCACTGATAATGTCAAACGTGCTTTACGTCGCGCCATCAACACAGAAATGACCAAAATGACTCAAATGGTTCCTTTCCTGGCTACAACCGGAAATACAGCCCCTTTCATCGGTCTGTTCGGCACTGTCTGGGGTATCATGAATTCTTTTCATGGCATCGGTCTCAAAGGATCGGCCAGCCTGGCTGTTGTTGCTCCCGGTATATCAGAAGCGCTTGTTGCCACTGCTGTCGGCTTGGCAGTGGCCATACCTGCAGTCATTGCTTTTAATTATTTTACACAGAAAATAAGGATTATTGAGTCTGAATTGCAAAGTTTTGCCGCAGACTTTCTAAATATCGTCGAACGCGACATTCTAAGGATAGAAAGGAGAAGGAAATGA
- the tolB gene encoding Tol-Pal system beta propeller repeat protein TolB yields MKRYLIKILPLVALALFIIPGLSHADYDYIDINNPFLRKIPMAIPVFSTLPNAKAKKTILKRASNLLSDTLEFTGYFKMLDRDAFLIDPDNAPLITPKINFNNWVSIGAEFLITGGLAEKNNTIAMELRLFDTFKGKRLVGKKYEGPTKDLRQMVRRFCSEVIYHLTGNRGIFNSKIAFISTGSGNKEIFICDFDGSNIKQLTQNNRINLFPAWSSDAKWMAYTSYLNGKPDIYIINLKNKHRTSISKKGLNIAPAWKPARFELAATLSFSGDQEIYLLTGTGKIIKRLTRKWGSDVSPTWSPDGKKIAFVSNRAGSPQIYIKDIASGQVERLTFNGQYNTQPDWSPRGDKIVYSSLQQGRNNIFVVDIKNRQPTQLTFDSGNNEAPSWSSDGSLIVFSSTRKGPSRLYIMTAFGTDQRRLLFLRGEQTNPKWSPNVNNE; encoded by the coding sequence ATGAAACGATATCTAATAAAAATATTACCTTTGGTTGCTCTGGCTTTGTTTATCATTCCGGGATTGTCCCATGCGGATTATGATTATATTGACATCAATAATCCTTTCTTGCGTAAAATTCCCATGGCGATTCCTGTCTTTTCCACCCTGCCAAATGCAAAAGCAAAAAAAACGATTTTAAAAAGGGCATCGAATTTACTTTCAGATACGCTTGAATTTACAGGGTATTTCAAGATGCTGGATCGAGACGCCTTCCTTATCGATCCTGACAATGCACCTTTGATTACCCCGAAAATCAACTTTAATAACTGGGTAAGTATCGGGGCTGAGTTTCTTATTACCGGTGGCCTGGCGGAAAAAAATAACACCATTGCCATGGAGCTTCGACTGTTCGATACCTTTAAGGGGAAAAGGCTGGTAGGTAAAAAGTATGAAGGGCCCACCAAGGACCTTCGTCAAATGGTGCGCCGTTTTTGCAGCGAGGTTATCTATCATCTCACCGGCAATCGTGGTATTTTTAACAGTAAAATAGCATTTATATCAACCGGTTCAGGGAATAAGGAAATTTTTATCTGTGATTTTGACGGTTCCAATATAAAACAGCTGACGCAAAATAATCGAATTAACCTTTTCCCGGCATGGTCATCCGATGCAAAATGGATGGCCTATACCTCTTATTTGAATGGAAAACCAGATATTTACATCATAAATTTAAAAAACAAGCATCGCACGTCAATATCCAAAAAAGGCCTCAATATTGCACCGGCATGGAAGCCCGCCAGATTTGAACTGGCAGCCACACTTTCCTTTTCAGGAGATCAGGAAATTTATCTGTTGACTGGAACAGGAAAAATTATTAAAAGACTGACCAGGAAATGGGGCAGCGATGTATCACCGACCTGGTCCCCGGACGGTAAAAAAATCGCCTTTGTTTCCAACCGTGCCGGATCACCTCAAATTTATATAAAGGATATCGCTTCAGGACAGGTTGAAAGGTTGACATTTAACGGCCAATACAATACACAACCAGACTGGTCTCCCCGGGGAGACAAAATTGTCTATTCGTCACTACAGCAAGGAAGAAATAATATTTTCGTGGTTGACATCAAGAATCGGCAACCGACACAGCTTACCTTCGATTCAGGAAACAACGAAGCCCCTTCCTGGTCATCAGATGGAAGCCTGATTGTATTTAGCTCAACACGAAAAGGACCGTCCAGACTCTATATTATGACTGCCTTTGGAACCGACCAGAGGCGGTTGCTTTTTTTACGCGGTGAGCAGACCAACCCAAAATGGTCACCGAATGTTAACAATGAATAG
- the ybgF gene encoding tol-pal system protein YbgF has protein sequence MKHAIPIIIVFFLVMCGCASQQDVIILDDRLVELEYQLSKIKTVTKSQKSEGKKLRGQSAGLRAELSEIRAEIQALNGKIEETEFLLKQNLTASSKAEDDLNKKSEKRLERLKEITAFNKERIIRIEQYLNLEFSESAHSQKTGLAKKPTPQVEKKLTENELYQQAKQAFDEGNLDDARDKFKELLDRYPKSKSADNAQFWIGEIFYREKWYEKAILEYQKVIENYPKGNKVQASLLKQGFAFYNLKDKPNSRLIFKELIKKFPGSNEAKIARKKLKEF, from the coding sequence ATGAAACACGCAATCCCAATTATCATTGTTTTTTTTCTCGTTATGTGCGGATGCGCATCCCAGCAGGATGTAATCATTCTGGATGATCGTCTGGTGGAATTAGAATATCAGCTGTCCAAGATTAAAACGGTCACAAAATCTCAAAAATCCGAGGGTAAAAAATTAAGGGGTCAGTCTGCCGGACTTCGCGCAGAACTCAGCGAAATCAGAGCAGAAATTCAGGCATTAAATGGAAAAATTGAAGAAACCGAATTCCTGCTAAAACAAAATTTAACCGCTTCTTCAAAGGCAGAAGATGATTTAAACAAAAAGTCGGAAAAACGGTTGGAAAGGTTGAAGGAGATTACCGCTTTTAATAAAGAGCGTATTATTCGTATTGAGCAGTACCTGAATCTCGAATTTTCCGAATCCGCCCATAGCCAAAAAACCGGCCTTGCCAAAAAGCCAACTCCCCAAGTTGAAAAAAAACTGACTGAAAATGAACTGTACCAACAGGCAAAACAGGCCTTTGACGAAGGCAACCTTGACGATGCACGCGATAAATTTAAAGAATTGTTGGATCGATACCCAAAATCAAAAAGTGCGGATAACGCCCAATTTTGGATCGGTGAGATCTTTTATCGTGAAAAATGGTATGAAAAAGCAATTTTGGAATATCAGAAAGTGATTGAAAATTATCCCAAAGGGAATAAAGTTCAAGCTTCCCTGTTAAAACAGGGATTTGCCTTTTATAACCTTAAAGATAAACCAAATTCCCGTCTTATTTTTAAAGAACTGATAAAGAAATTTCCCGGATCAAACGAAGCAAAAATTGCAAGAAAAAAGCTAAAAGAGTTCTAA
- a CDS encoding succinate dehydrogenase cytochrome b subunit codes for MNWLASTLLSSIGKKLMMAITGLCFCGFLAGHLAGNLTIYMGKDAFNSYAEHLHSLGPIITLVELGLLFFAVVHILTGATLFYQNFRSRPIRYSVNKSAGGRTIGSATMPYTGFILLIFIVLHLINFHFIDKTDTTIYQIVHSAFANFTYVIIYVSAMIVAAVHISHGLWSAFQTLGANHVKYMPFIKGLSYVFSIIIVLGFGSLPIYLAYMA; via the coding sequence ATGAACTGGCTTGCGAGCACCCTGTTATCTTCAATCGGCAAGAAGCTGATGATGGCAATAACCGGCCTTTGCTTTTGCGGTTTTCTCGCAGGGCATCTTGCCGGTAATCTTACCATCTACATGGGAAAGGATGCTTTTAATTCATATGCCGAACATCTGCATTCCCTGGGGCCAATTATTACGCTGGTTGAACTCGGGCTTTTATTTTTTGCTGTGGTACACATATTGACAGGTGCCACACTTTTTTACCAGAACTTTAGGTCCAGGCCGATACGGTATTCAGTTAACAAAAGCGCCGGAGGACGAACCATTGGTTCAGCCACAATGCCGTATACCGGTTTCATTCTGCTTATTTTTATCGTGTTGCATCTGATTAATTTTCACTTTATTGATAAAACCGACACAACCATTTATCAAATAGTGCACAGTGCATTCGCAAATTTTACCTATGTCATTATTTACGTTTCGGCCATGATCGTTGCAGCGGTTCATATAAGTCACGGTCTTTGGAGTGCATTTCAAACTCTGGGTGCCAACCATGTAAAGTACATGCCTTTTATAAAGGGCCTAAGTTATGTTTTCAGTATAATCATTGTGCTCGGGTTCGGTTCACTCCCGATTTATCTTGCGTATATGGCCTGA
- a CDS encoding crossover junction endodeoxyribonuclease RuvC, with the protein MMMKIIGIDPGLAATGVGIVRGTGFKIDGFSFGAINTSKNISLPNRLEQIYSRLLSLLQDEKPDLMVVEDVFSLPKYPKSGITLGRVTGVIILAGCQANVAIKEISVREAKQALTGNGNASKIQLEKSVRNLLHIETPIRPYHASDALGLSIIGLYRSGNDNTQLIDNSTIFNNK; encoded by the coding sequence ATGATGATGAAGATCATCGGCATAGATCCTGGCCTGGCGGCAACGGGTGTTGGCATTGTCAGAGGAACAGGGTTTAAAATCGATGGTTTTTCCTTTGGTGCAATCAACACTTCCAAAAACATCTCTTTGCCAAACCGGCTGGAACAAATCTACTCACGTCTTCTTTCTCTTTTACAAGACGAAAAACCCGACCTTATGGTTGTGGAAGATGTATTTTCCCTTCCCAAATACCCAAAATCGGGTATCACTTTGGGGCGGGTGACAGGAGTGATTATTCTTGCAGGTTGCCAGGCCAATGTCGCCATTAAGGAGATTTCTGTCCGTGAGGCCAAGCAGGCTTTAACCGGAAATGGGAATGCAAGTAAAATACAACTTGAAAAATCAGTGCGAAATTTGTTACACATTGAAACACCGATTAGACCTTACCATGCATCAGATGCCCTGGGTCTTTCAATTATCGGTCTTTATCGCTCCGGAAATGATAACACCCAACTAATCGATAATTCAACTATTTTTAATAACAAGTGA
- the ruvA gene encoding Holliday junction branch migration protein RuvA yields the protein MIGYLEGKLLKKEEDRILLLVNHVGYEILLPSIVAETLTNKIVGDELSLYIYYQQTERQPKPVLIGFNLEAERDFFQLFISVEAVGPLKAARAMKIPVREIARAIETENASVLKQLKGIGDRTAQKIIATLKGKMEKFVLISKGDTVTAPVYVDFKNQVLRVLVDQLGHKTSDAKQMIAQALSRNQSIATPEELFEEVYRGEVVS from the coding sequence ATGATCGGATATCTAGAGGGCAAACTATTAAAAAAAGAAGAGGATCGCATACTTCTTCTGGTGAACCATGTCGGATATGAAATTCTTCTTCCTTCAATCGTGGCGGAAACTTTAACTAACAAAATTGTTGGCGATGAGCTTTCTCTTTACATCTATTACCAGCAAACTGAAAGGCAGCCAAAACCTGTGCTCATCGGCTTTAATCTGGAAGCTGAAAGGGATTTCTTTCAACTTTTTATTTCCGTTGAAGCGGTGGGTCCATTAAAAGCCGCCCGTGCTATGAAAATTCCTGTTCGTGAAATCGCACGCGCCATTGAAACAGAAAATGCTTCCGTTCTCAAACAGTTAAAAGGTATCGGTGACCGAACTGCTCAGAAAATTATTGCCACGTTAAAAGGCAAAATGGAAAAATTTGTATTAATCAGCAAAGGAGATACGGTTACCGCTCCTGTCTATGTCGATTTTAAAAACCAGGTTCTCAGAGTTCTTGTTGACCAGCTTGGACATAAAACCTCGGATGCAAAACAAATGATCGCCCAAGCATTAAGTCGTAACCAATCTATTGCAACCCCCGAAGAACTCTTTGAAGAAGTATATCGCGGGGAAGTTGTTTCTTAA
- a CDS encoding energy transducer TonB, whose protein sequence is MVTKKTYAHTDMLHPDRENTGTLFLFVSVSTVFHFIFFAVLIFLPDFSPKKKFSMAAINVSLVSIPDAGKPAVSSNRTSVTRLNRAKNLTSTKNAAKTISIAPRKIKVKKSLKKKTFKSDKVVKSAISELKKKVDESTPKPITKALERLKREVEQTAPVRHTETKGVTGSNTGTYGKPDAKGEKTPEIMQIYNAEIAWQIKKNWVFSEDFAQSSSDLEAALAIRIASNGEIQEIWFDKKSGNSFLDDSAYKAIMKSNPLPPLPKGFSLPYYTVGFLFGPKGIK, encoded by the coding sequence ATGGTAACTAAAAAAACATACGCCCATACAGATATGTTGCATCCGGACAGGGAAAATACCGGTACATTATTTTTATTTGTCTCTGTTTCCACCGTGTTCCATTTTATTTTTTTTGCTGTTTTGATTTTTTTACCCGATTTTTCCCCCAAAAAAAAGTTTTCCATGGCTGCCATAAATGTCAGCCTGGTTTCGATACCTGATGCGGGAAAACCGGCAGTATCGAGCAACAGAACTTCTGTTACGAGGTTAAACCGCGCTAAAAATTTAACATCAACAAAAAATGCGGCAAAAACGATATCCATTGCACCGCGGAAAATAAAAGTTAAAAAATCGCTTAAAAAAAAGACGTTTAAATCAGATAAGGTGGTAAAAAGCGCCATATCGGAACTTAAAAAAAAGGTTGACGAATCAACACCAAAGCCGATAACCAAAGCCCTTGAACGTCTCAAACGTGAAGTTGAACAAACAGCGCCGGTCAGGCATACAGAAACCAAAGGGGTGACAGGGTCAAATACCGGCACCTATGGAAAGCCCGATGCCAAGGGCGAAAAAACCCCTGAAATCATGCAGATATATAACGCTGAAATTGCCTGGCAAATCAAAAAGAACTGGGTCTTTTCTGAGGACTTCGCACAAAGTAGCTCTGATCTTGAGGCTGCCCTGGCTATTAGAATTGCGTCCAATGGTGAAATTCAGGAAATCTGGTTCGATAAAAAATCAGGGAACAGTTTTTTGGATGATTCAGCGTATAAAGCGATCATGAAGTCTAACCCGCTTCCTCCGCTTCCTAAGGGATTTTCGCTTCCGTATTACACGGTTGGGTTTTTATTCGGACCTAAGGGAATTAAATAG
- the ruvB gene encoding Holliday junction branch migration DNA helicase RuvB, with amino-acid sequence MTDDIITHSSNDQGILSGSCLPVDQEPEILSLRPLNFSDYIGQSEIVETLKIAIQAAKKRNEPTDHVLFHGPPGLGKTTLAHIIANEMGANITVTSGPALDKGGNLIGILTHLEYGDLLFVDEIHRTPKAVEEFLYPAMEDFAVDFMFDKGFHARSHRYRLNRFTLVGATTRVGLLSAPLRDRFGIFRSLDFYSETDLVKISRRSATLLETKIDDEGAIELAKRSRGTPRILNRLLKRVRDYSLVKIDGTISRQAVKAALTLEGVDEKGLTNLDRRFLKTIIEFYNGGPVGIDAIAATLQEETDTLVDVVEPYLLKIGMIIRTSSGRKASESAYRHLGYSVQKKLFR; translated from the coding sequence ATGACAGATGATATCATCACACATTCTTCCAATGATCAGGGTATCCTCTCCGGGTCTTGCCTGCCTGTAGACCAGGAACCTGAAATTCTGTCCCTGCGTCCATTAAATTTCTCAGACTATATCGGCCAGTCCGAGATCGTAGAAACCCTCAAAATTGCTATTCAAGCCGCAAAGAAGCGCAACGAGCCGACCGATCATGTTCTTTTCCACGGCCCTCCTGGACTCGGGAAAACCACACTGGCTCATATTATAGCAAATGAAATGGGCGCAAATATCACCGTCACTTCAGGGCCTGCTCTAGATAAAGGCGGAAACCTGATAGGCATTCTGACCCATCTCGAATACGGGGATCTTTTGTTTGTTGATGAAATTCACCGAACGCCAAAGGCGGTGGAAGAGTTTTTATATCCGGCCATGGAAGATTTTGCGGTTGATTTCATGTTTGACAAGGGTTTTCATGCACGAAGTCACCGCTATCGACTGAACCGTTTCACCCTTGTGGGAGCCACCACCCGTGTGGGTCTTTTATCTGCACCTTTGCGGGATCGGTTTGGTATCTTCAGAAGCCTTGATTTTTATAGCGAGACGGATCTGGTTAAAATTTCCCGACGATCAGCCACCCTGCTCGAAACGAAAATTGATGACGAAGGAGCAATAGAACTGGCCAAGCGTTCCAGGGGAACACCCCGGATTTTAAATCGGCTGCTAAAACGAGTACGGGATTATTCTCTGGTTAAGATAGACGGAACAATCTCCCGACAAGCAGTAAAAGCCGCGCTTACTCTTGAAGGTGTTGACGAGAAGGGATTGACCAATCTTGACCGACGCTTTCTTAAAACGATTATCGAATTTTATAATGGCGGCCCTGTCGGTATTGATGCGATTGCCGCCACCCTTCAGGAAGAAACCGATACGCTCGTGGATGTGGTCGAACCGTATCTTTTGAAAATCGGAATGATTATTCGAACATCTTCCGGGCGAAAAGCCTCTGAGTCTGCCTACCGCCATCTCGGATACAGTGTTCAGAAAAAGTTGTTTCGATAA
- the tolR gene encoding protein TolR has translation MTNGGNQSRLMSDINVTPFVDVMLVLLIIFMVTAPMMMEGVNVTLPEATSKPLVSEKKPLIVNIDPENNIFINDFKVNVDGLGEKLNKILDGRKDREVYLKADKNISYGMVVRVMSEIKAAGVEKLGMVTIPISEKNRSGK, from the coding sequence ATGACCAACGGAGGCAATCAGAGCCGCCTGATGTCTGATATTAACGTGACACCGTTTGTCGATGTCATGCTTGTGCTATTAATCATCTTTATGGTGACCGCTCCGATGATGATGGAAGGTGTGAATGTCACTTTACCTGAAGCCACTTCAAAGCCGCTTGTATCTGAAAAAAAGCCTCTGATAGTTAATATAGACCCTGAAAACAATATTTTCATCAATGATTTTAAGGTAAATGTGGATGGCCTGGGAGAAAAACTGAATAAAATATTAGACGGCAGAAAAGACCGTGAAGTTTATCTTAAGGCGGATAAGAATATTTCTTACGGAATGGTTGTACGGGTAATGTCGGAAATAAAAGCGGCCGGGGTTGAAAAGCTCGGCATGGTCACCATACCGATCAGCGAAAAAAATCGATCTGGAAAGTAA